The window TTCTTAATCGGCCACTTGGTTCGTTCAAGAAGCTAAAATTCCTGAAAAGAATCAGGACAATCTAACGTGTCATTAGTTTGTTCTAATTTACGCTTGATTTAGAGGTCTTCGTTATGAATCAAACTTTTACATCGCTaattgttgtgggaaacaactttaagtcgtggcctcggggccgacgtgactcggttcgggtccggacgacagggatctccctggggcgttcctcgagcccgctgaggcgatcgggtgcggtgtccgatcgggacggtgtagccgcctcctccgggcaggaactcctcgcctgcccgTCCgaaggggaccttcggcttcgcacctacataaaggtcgggccgaggcgctcggcccgacccctccgacgatcaagttagcagatgtggagggggtttcagatgaagaagtgtttttgtgtgtctgtccctccttcttttctaatgaacgagagggtatttatagggaagcatactgcttcttgagctgcccgcttgcagggggcaagctggtagcgtctgactttgtgttggcgtggcgtgaagaattgagctttggcaggatgttaatgtgcctcggtcgacgttccgatctgcattgaccaggtgctgttgcgTGAAGCGTCATTTGACGTTAGtcaagtcttatcataattactatcctcatcactaaTAATGTCAGAAGAAGGAATAGTCTGCATCAGTATACATGATTAAATAGTCTATTGCAAGCTGCATTGTATCGAAGGTTATGATTGTAGTGTTTAGCTTATGATTGATGTTCGGCTAAATCAGTGGCAAAATGTTGCACACCAAATGCTTGTTTATTTGCTCGTGAGAGCTTTTTTATATACAACTTCAATGACAAGCTTTATGAGATCAGATGTCAATTCTTAGTTGCTTTTAAGACCAGCTTCCTCTGAGATTTGTAGATTGATAGGTAGTCTGATAATGTGATTCATTTTTCTTTCAGGTCTACTAGGACATGACTGCCCCGCTCTCCCATTATTTCATATATACGGGCCATAACTCGTATTTAACAGGTAACCAACTCAGCTCTCCTAAATCATGTTTTTGAAACCATTAATCTGTATTCATTAGTCAAACTTTTGTTAGATATAATTTTACAATCTCTATGAGCAACTGTAtctttctagtgagaaaaaaatAACTATAGTTATATATGCTCTCAAGAGTAATTGAATATTCAATTCTATTTTAGAGGTGAGGATAAATAATTGTGAAATTACGAGTTCATttgatgtaaaaaaaattaaaattatatcgtccatttcttttctctctccaTATCCAAAACCCTCATGCGCTCCtttaaattttcaaaattttctccCTATATAACCATATTTTAGTTGCCTCTGATGATAAGTTTTTGAATAAAAGATATACCTTAAATTCTCCATCTAAATTTTTCTAAAATTCTCTCTCGGTTTGGTCATGTAATCCAACTGAGAAGGCAAAGTAATTCTAACATTTAGAATCTCTTCTCCTAAAACAAAATTTAATTTTACGCCCAATTTTTTTCATCTTTACAATGTCATCCTCGACATCCTTATCGACAAAAATACCTACTTTGTTTCTATATTTGACCTTACGTGTGTACCAATTTTTATATATTGTATTACTGTTCTTTCTAGATTTCCCTTACCTACTTAGTTTTCTATaaacaaattatattatttcTTCATTTATCATCATATTCGCTAATGCTAACCCCTCCTCTGAAAGTGTTCTTATattacattttgctagcttaatcCTGTGGTCTTGAACTAATTTCTTTACCTTAATACCAAGATCAAGGAAAAAGAGCATGAAGGGCAAAAAGTAGATGGGAAGCATGGAGTGAAGAAGCTTCAGACCATGAAGCCATAACTAATGATGTCGGTACCAATTTCTTTGTTTCCTTAGTAGTTTCTGCAGTGTGAAATTCAAATATGCATCTTATTCACTGACAAATTCAGCATGAACTGCATGAACTAAATGAACATTATCAAGAAGAAGATCCTGAGGAGGGCGATGGAAAACCACCAATGGAATACAAGCGTCTAATAGCAATCGCAGCAAAGAAAATGCTCATAAATCCATAAAGTTATGGCTAAGTGAACTAGCACTTAGCCTAAGTGAACTATCACTTAGAAAGCTGTATCATTCTACCAATATGTTTAATAAGAATTAGATaacgatgagattatgataataagatCAATTTATCTTCAAACATAaattctaaataatctcgattTCACTTAGTCTAAGTGAACTATCACTTGAGAAAGCTGTATCATTCTATTAATATACGCAATGCGAATCGGATCataatgagattatgataatgagattaatttatatttaaatataaattctaaataatctcgatcataggttattcgataaagatatcgagataaccagatagattggTGTATTGTATATCCATCTATATGATTGAGGTGGTTGGTCTAATAATTGTTCGTGAGAGGACATTAGGATATAGTgatgtgcttattggagaatgaattcattAATCTGCTCACGGAGtgttggatagttaatgatatctcattgtcagaTAGTAATTTGGTTATCTCAGTTATGTATTTGGTcctagacttaagataccaatgaTGTTTTGTATGAGTACCGATATCAGATTTATAAAACTcgaagttccaaatctaacatAGTTGATCATTGAGAGTGACAAACAATCTTACAAGgataattgagtatcgatagggGATCATCCTATCGAGATTAGGGTTTCTTTAATCACATTATAGGTATACCCTTGTAACTTTTAGTAATTCTGTTTTAATCCTTTTGGTTGGAGAACGAAGAGTCATTGTCACAACCCAATGATATAAGCCCTAAACACTTTCAAGAGTAAGAACAAGAATTTATCTAAATGACTACCAAAGATAATTAAAAGATTAGGAACAAAGAATCCAGCAACGTACAGGGGGGTTCGTTCAATCCTTGGCTGGTTTCTTCCTGGCAGCCCTTGCATTGTCGTACTCGAACTTGAGCACGTTCGGGATGTGCGTCGAGTCCTTGATGTACAGGAATCTCCCGATCGCGCTCTCCTCCACTGCCGGAAAGAAGTCCACCAGCATCGTGTTCACGATCCAGTACCACCCGGCCCCGAGCAGCAGCCCCAGCGTCGATCCCGCGAGCACCTGACCGATAAATCAAATCATTCCCCTTATCACACAAAATACTGAATCCTTGGCTGATCCGAGAGATGCGGGTGCCACCTGGGGGACGGTGTGGTAACCGAGGTAGACGCGCGAGTTGAGGGTGAGGAAGGCGGAAGGCCACGGGAGGAGGGCGATGATGCGTCTAGAGCTGGGGGAGGAGACGCCGACGCCGTTGATGAGGCAGAGGAGGGAAAAGTAGGTCGAAAAGAAGAATATGAACTGCGAGTGGCTGGAGGGCCAACCGTGGGAGTCGCAGACCTCGAGGATGGCGCACATCGACGAGGGGCGGGACTGGTGGATGGAGGATTTGATGAGCTCGTTGATGACCTGGGAGATAATGAGGCCGAGGGCGAAGCAGAGGCCCTGCAGCTCCCGCCAGAAGATGAAGTGGGAGATGAACCCACCAAAGCTGATGAAGACCAGGATCAGGGACACCCACGCCAGGAAGTGGCCCAGGGAGTCGCCCTGCGGGTACCGGACGTGGGTCAATGTAACCGCCTTCAGCGCCGCGGCCGGTGCGTCCTCCATTTTCCCAGTGGCCACGGGACGAGAGCGAGGAACTGGATCGGCGGGCAGCGGCCGAGggcggaaggaaggaaggaaggtgtTGGACCTTTTGATCGTGGATGCGCGACTAATTCTCATAAAAAACTATCAAGTTCGCCATCAACTTGCTCGTTCGTCTTCTTGGATCTACTCACCGCCAGTTACAGGAAGTCAAGTTTCAAAAAGCCCGCAAGCGTCTGATTGTAATTACAGACCATCATGATTGATATGATCGACATGTTGGAAGTCAACGGGAGGGTATATATAGAAAATTGTTGATATTTGAAATGACAAATGTGTCATATCAAAAATAACGAAGTCACCGAAGTAAGAATAAGCAAGTTGAGGATGGACTAACGTTGCGTTAGAAacgtatttatattttaatatataattaaaggAAAAATATTTGAGTGACTGTaccattataaaatatttaaagtatttcataaataataaataataaattatatttttaatttggaTTAAATGTAAGTattatttggtaaaattatatttcaaaagttctGATAAATTTACTTTTTCTaatgttttaatatttatttaaaaataataaatattttttatttaaattaattagtaaataaataaaaaataaatgaatgtatgtatgtatgtatataatcttataaaaaaatttatatgactGAAACAtataataaagaataaatataataatataaataaatataatttaaaagtaagtaaataaaattttactttaTAAATTAGAAATCATCTTGAATTCTCACTAAATCATTCTTGTAATCTTGTAAAATTTGATGATATTAtagtatattttaataatttaatgctatcatgagataatatcggtatttgattttttttaatataatattcaggtcaaatataatttaaaaagttattaaatattaatttataattaaaatatgcatTAATCCTAATTCAAAAGTGTACCTAAACACGCCTCGGATGTAAGTGTCCGTGGAGCTGCCTTAACCTAGACGGGTAAGTTAACCGATAAATAATCGGAACGAGCAGCCGCTGTTAGAATCTGTGCTTTCAATATCGTGCCAACTGTATAGTTACATGTAATACACAGTAATATCCGCACACtcctttaataataattttattgtattcatcgtATAATACCGTATGATTTTATATTACTCTGGGCCCCGCCGCGCTTCATGCTACGTGGAGTTCTGTTAGCCGCAACAAGTTTCCCGTTACGCCATACCGTGTGCGGCTCGATCACCGTCCACGTTCACTTTGATCATGACGAATGCCTTTTGTCGGTAGCGTCGCCGTCGCGATCCCTCCGGTGGTTTTTAACGTAGCTGTCTGCGACTAGCCCCAACCCATCTTAGTCGCCGAAACCGAAGGTCGGAGCTCTCCTATCTAGATGGAGGCAAGGAACACAGTTTTTCTCCACTGGATCTGGCCTTCGTCTCTTAGATAAGCCACGTGGACATGTGGCCATATTTATTGGACCGAGTTATGTGTTCCCTGCTTTAGAGTAGATAGGAAATCACATGTGGGGAAATAATTAAACAAAGCAGTATTTGCATATCCATATCATTATTCCTCCGATGGAGACGCCCACGATGCGCGTAGGGCGGTCGTTCCGACGGTTAACACGCGGCCAATTCCCGAGGCTACCTAGTCTCTCTTTCTCTCCGTTCCCGACCACAATATTCTTCTCCAAACCCCCGAAGAAAGCCCAGGTCAGGTTGGTGACATGGAGAGCTACAAGTGCTGCCTCTGCTTCACGAGGTGGAGCGAGGCGCAACCGCCAGGCGGACGTGAGGGCCGCCTTTGACGCCCGCTTTGATGGCGGGACGAACATGACCGTTGACGTTGAGCGGGTAAAGAGCGGGCCCTCGAGCTCCATCATAGTCtataatatgttatattaaatacgaaaataatattttatatcataattaaaatcaaataatattatatctGATTTTACGATATGTATCTTTTGATATCATCTTAAAAAGATCTCTATGTGATTTGTAATGGTACTGTCTATGTGATCTCTATGAGAACTAGACTTTCCTTCTCATTTCTTCTTATTCTTTCACATGATCACTTATCGATGGTTCAGGGAAGTTGAGAGAGAAACTGTAATCTCTCAACTGTGTTGTCTATCAGATACATAGTATGCCCCATCCACTCTTGGGAGTAAAGGGTctagaataaattattataagagtTTATTCGATCAAGGATATTCCTGGAATCCTATTATAATGTGAACTTCTTTTATATTAATATGTAATCGaattaattctattatatattttatataattataaaggGTTATAAAATCTAAAAACCCGTATTCATAGATGACTTTCTCATACTCTTTTCTAACGAGCTCAACCCTCCTCTTATATCTCAGGTACCTTCCTTTTTGCTCGATCATCCTCGGGTGCTTTCCGGACCCTAATAAATTTTGGACACGCTGTTAGATAAACAAATTTGTCTCTTTTAGttatcttgaaaaatattttctcgTGTTATTAGGTATTTGATTGATTGTCTAAATGATGATTAATTCATCATATGTTTTTGTCATGGTTTAGTTTCTACTTGACAAtaggaactctctctctctctctctctatatatatatatatatatgtgtgtgtgtgtgtgtggatgaTTGCTTTGTCTCAGGAATCAGGTCGATCACAATGTGACGTGTGTATAGATTAAGCTTGCTTAGCCACATTATGCTTTGGCAAAAATATTTTGAATTGTAATCTTTTGTGTGAATGTCAGTTGATCCGATCGAGAAAACGACCTTTTTCTCTCATGTCATTTTCTCTTTTATCAGAATCTGGCACACTTACGTCATGGGAAAAGAAAGTAAAAGAGGGAACATTCACTGGCACACTGTAAATGACACTGAAAAGAGGGAAAAAAGAAGCTACAGGAATCCAAGTTAGTTCATTAAATAACATTTTTATACGAAGCAGGTAATTAGCAGTTATGATGTATGAAGCCAACTAAGTAGTTTTCATATGTATGTCAAGAACTGTATAATATATTTCTCTCATATATGAGCATGAAACATGCAGTTTTTTCTTGGCTAGATATGTAGTTGCACTAATGATACTATGTGTGAGGACAAAAGGATATGATATTGATTGCTCGATACAAAGAAGTAAAAGGTAACATTTCATGTTTCATAATTTGTCTCGGGCGAGGGTTACAAAGAGTGTTGATTTGCTATCTATATTAACACCAATTATAAAGACTGAAATGTGGCATTTCAGTCTCCACCATCTCTGTCAACTTTTTACCCTCCATTTTCCAATCCTCTACTAAATGGATGTGTGATACAGAATCTACTCGTTCATGTTCTAACAGCTTGTTTGCACTAATCATGGCACAGAATTCCCGATGCCTGTCCAGCAGAAAAatacaagaggaaagttattagaACATGTTGTTGCCCCCTTACTTGTCCTACGCCCTTAGTGCTCGTCGTCTTCAACATCACGTACGTCCATTTCCACTGTAATATTCGCCTCACTTTCATGCATTCCATGGAGTCTACAAGATTGCGAAGTGTGTGGCCTATTGTACGCGAAATAGCCCTTCATTGAAGAGAACTATCCAAAGCGATAAGATCGACGTCAAAGCAGTCCAATGGTCCGTCCAAGTACGTGTTATTCCTTTTGCATAATGTCTTTTGGGACCTCCCAACCCTACTCTACACCTTTGCACTAATTAGTCCAATGCACAAGCGAAAACATTGACCCAGGTAGATCCCATTCGAACCATAAACATCCCCTCTCTCAAGCATGCGCCGATTCATTCCCGTGCGAAGAGAAACACTCGATGCATATTTGCTTCGGGTTTGAAGAGATGTGAtcgatacaagaagcaaaggtcgCAGGTTCTTCTCTGCGGATCAAGCAAACCCTAGCACAAGGATATATGAGTTATGCCCTTTCAGCTTGCTTCGCATGAAACCTAGGCACCTTGTCACAGCTTTGCCAACTGGGAGAAGCATGATGTCGAGAGAACAGAGAATGTAGGAAAGAGAGCATTGTTTGCAGAACGCATTGCATGCCCTAATGCATGCCTCGAGCGGTGCATCTTTTGGGGACACTTGCAGAGAGCAAGTGCAAAGGAACGTATATCTCATGGGTCCCCATGAATGAAAGTGGCAAAGATATGACAAGACCTGGTTGCCAAGGGAGAGAAAGGCATCATCTCTGAGGAAGCTGCATCATCCTCAAGCTTGCATGCAAGCCAATGTGTAGTAGAAAGTTGAGTGGGAaggcccatctctctctctctctctctcgctctctttctctctatgcATATGTAAATCTATCTAtctacctatatatatatgtctttccCTTTCCCTTCATACGACATATTGCCAACCTATCAGCAAACAAAGATAACATGACCACTTACAGAGTGTGCTTCTTCTTCCGGCGCCAGTACCGAGCGGCGTCGGGCCAGACGCCGGAGGCGATACAAGAGGTGTTCGGGCAGTACTCGGAGGGAGGGGTGATGCGGGAGCAGGAGCTCCGGCGGTTCATGAAGGAGGTACAGGGGGAAGCTCGAGCCGGCGTCAACGATGCCATCAAGGAGTCCAAGTACCTCAAAGAGTTGCAGAAGAAAGGGCTTTCCGTTGACGAATTCTACCACTACCTCTTCTCCGACGACAACGCCGCTCACCCCTCTTCTCCCGGGGTATGTGATGTGTGTTCTTTATATTCTCTGCTGTGGTCTCCATCCTTCTACAGATAGATACTTTCTTTtttatgacgatgatgatgaaatATGTGCTTTGTGATGATGAACACGAAATTTAGcggaatactatatatatatatatatgatttttcataaaaaaaatttattttttttccgaAATAGCatctaagtttttattttttctaagtaTACaacattttattttaattttattttctaagtATTTTAATCTTTAATAAAAAGAACACTTCagttaattttatatatttatcccGAAATGTTGTGTTTGTTAATTGTTAGTGTAAAGATTCTGAAATTTTAATTGAAATTAATGCTTCATGGAATTGGTCAGTTCATGCTTTAAGATTCCAACTCTCTTTTGATTATTTTCTAATCATTGATGATCCATTACGCAACATAATAACATATGTACACTTATAACAATACATATGCCGTTTTGTACTTaaagaaggatatatatatatatatatatatatatatatatatatatatatatatatatatattccaaggtAGCAGGGCCACCCACGGAAGGAGGCCTGTTGTGATCGCCTCCTTCCGTGGCGAACGCGGGCACCGCTGCCTCCTCCCTTGCCACGCCGGGATGGCCCTGCTCCCCATGGTGAGGGAGCCCTCAGGGCTGGACAGGGTTTTCCGGAGCGATGGACCGGGCATTGGAATGTTTGAATGCGGAAGGCAGGCGTGCGGTCGAGGCCGCCAATCGGCCACTTGGTTCGTTCAAGAAGCTAAAATTCCTGAAATGAATCAGGACAATCTAACGGGTCATTAGTTTCTTCTAATTTACGCTTGATTTAGAGGTCTTCGTCATGAATCGAACTTTTACATCGCTAATAATGTCAGAAGAAGGAATAGTCTGCTTCAGTATACATGATTAAATATTCTGTTGCAAGCTGCATTCTATGCCTACATCGAAGGTTATGATTGTTGAGTTTAGCTTGTGATTGATTTTCGGCTAAATCAGTGGCAAAATGTTGCACACCAAATGCTTGTTTATTTGCTCGTGAGAGCTTTTTTTTATACAACTTCTTCAATGACAAGCTTTATGAGATCAGATGTCAATTCTTAGTTGCTTTTAAGACCAGTTTCCTCTGAGATTTGTAGATTGATAGGTAGTCTGATAATGTGATTCATTTTTCTTTCAGGTCTACCAGGACATGACTGCCCCGCTCTCCCATTATTTCATATATACGGGCCATAACTCATATTTAACAGGTAACCAACTCAGTAGCGATTGCAGTGATGTTCCAATCATAAAGGCTTTGCGGAGTGGGGTGAGAGTAATCGAATTGGATCTGTGGCCGAATGAAACAAACAATAATGTGAATGTTCTTCATGGGAGGTACTTGAACTGCACCTGTATCGTCAACCTGTAATATGACATTGGCTCATGGGATGTTGAGTGTATAATTGTAATAAACAATTTTTGTATTGCATGAGTGAAACAATCATAAGACTTTGCAAGGTTTAAGTAATATAATCACATTAAGTAAGTTTGGCTATTACTGAAAAAGCTAGACAAGTAGTTGTATGTGTTGGTATGCTATCATGAAGCATCCACAAGAGAGAACATTCTCCTCTTTTTTTCTCTGCTACTGTTGACATTTGTGCCAGTTTCCTAGATGGAAGCATTAGATCTAGGCCTACATCATTACATAACCTTTCTGATGTGAGAAACTTGTGAAATATCTACCCTTTGATCATGTCAACAGAACTACATCCGAGGCATCGgctcaaagaaaaaagaagaccTGATATAGAGTGATAGATATATGCTGACTTTTTCTTATGTACATATGTAAGTATATGCAAGAGATAAACTCTCCTGAGTGGCCCAAGGCCGGGgtatagatttcctcatatatGTCAAGTGAGAATCGGAgagaataaaaggaaaaaaaaaaccctcAAGCGATCTTGCaatgaaaaaatttatatatttcttgaaatttagctTACAAATTTAGCTTTTCAATGGTACTTATAGCTGATTCAAGAATTTTTATATCTGCAGCATTCATCAGTTCATCATCTGTTATACTTGTTGTCTGGAGGCATAAATAATATGATCTTGGTGATTTATGGATGTTTTTCAAGAATTGTACTTGTAAAACTTTCTACTTATTTATTACTGTAGGACACTGACTTCTCCTGTCAAACTTATTAAATGCTTGAGATCCATTAAGGAACATGCCTTTGAAGCATCTCCATACCCAGTCATAATTACTCTTGAAGATCATTTAACTCCAAATCTTCAAGCTAAAGCAGCTAAGGTAGAATATTATTTCTCTCAACACTGCATGCTTTACTTCTAAATTATACGACCTGATCATTGTATTTCGCTTCTAGATGTTAACTAAAACTTTTGGAAACATACTGTATACTCCAACGTTGGAATCTCTAGAAGTATTTCCTTCACCGGAAGAattaaagatgaggattatgatttccacTAAACCACCAAAAGAGTACCTTGAATCCAAGACAACGATGACATCACCGACAACAAGCCacaaagtcccaactatttgtgaTCGGCTGTTTTATCCCATCACCAAGCTTTTTGTAAGGCAATGTCTCTAGTTAAACGAAgaatattcaatttttttttattgtttctagTAAAGTTTTCTTAAGTCTTCCTTTATCTCTATTTGCAATAGAAATTCCACAGTTGTATCACATTGTCTCATTGTATTATCTATCAATAGATTTTAGATGATTCTCTTTCATAGCTTTGTACATTACCTTTAGAATTCTATCATCTAGTTTTAGTAAAACTATCTTTGTCTTTGTTTAATTGATATCtcctaaattctgtttttgaaacCATTAATCTGTATTGATTAGTCAAACTTTTGTTAGATATAATTTTACAATCTCTATGAGTAACTGTAtctttctagtgagaaaaaaatAACTATAGTTATATCTGCTCTTGAGAGTAATTGAATATTCAATTCTATTTTAGATGTGAGGATAAACAATTGTGAAATTACGAGTACATTAGAtgtagaaaatttttctaaaattcTCTCTTGGTTTGGTCATGTAATCCAACTGAAAAGGCAGAAGTAATTCTAACATTTAGAATCTCTTCTCCTAAAACAAAATTTAATTTTATGCTCAATTTTTTTCATCTTTACAATATCATCCTTGACATTCTTATCTACAAATATACCTACTTTGTTTCTATATTTGAACTTACGTGTGTCCAAATTTTTATATATTGTATTACCGATCTTCCTAGATTTCCCCTTACCTACTTAGTTTCCTATAAATGAATTATATTATTTCTTCATTTATCATCATATCCGCTAATTCTAACCCCTCCTCTGAAAGTGTTCTTATATTACATGTTGCTAACTTAATCCTGTGGTCTTTAACTAATTTCTTTACCTTAATATCAAGATCAAGGAAAAAGAGCATGAAGGGCaaaaagtagatgaagaagaatggAGTGAAGAAGTTTCGGACCATGAAGCCATAACTAATGATGTCAGTACCAATTTCTTTGTTTCCTTCTTGGTAGTTTCTGCGATGTGAAATTCAATTATGCATCTTATTCGCTGACAAATTCAGCATGAACTAAATGAACATTATCAAGAAGAAGATCCTGAGGAGGGCAATGGAAAACCACCAATTGAATACAAGCGTCTAATAGCGATCGCAGCAAAGAAAATGCAGGGTGACTTAACCGAGGCACTGAAGATTGATCCTCATAAAGTTACACGTCTTAGCCTAAGTGAACTAGCACTTGAGAAAGCTGCATCATCCCATGGAACTGAACTTATTAGGTATTTTAGAAGCAGGTCTTTCTTGGTGTATTTCATATGTTTCTTACTGCTTATTTGTGTCATCATGTTTGATTCTGCAATTGAATCTCTCCTCTCTGATGAGTTTCTTGTGTTGTTTCGCATTGGATTGATTTTGTGTTTATGGGCTTAACGTAAAAGAGGTAAGACTAGGAAGCTGATTGATTATGTTTCCAGGTTCACTCAAAGAAACTTGTTAAGGATATTCCCAAAGGGCACACGTGTTACTTCTTCTAATTACAAACCATTGCTTGGTTGGATGCATGGAGCACAGATGGTTGCACTAAACATGCAGGTACTTGCTTTGCTTCTATTGTACTTAGGATCATAATTTACCCCTACAGGTAGGTTCATTCTGGGACGCTTACATAGTAGCTGTTAGATAAAGAATGTCAGAGCTGGAGCTGATTGTAATTTACTATATCAGAATGCAAACCTTATACTTATCCTGCAGTGCTTAGCATTATTGAGAAATTTTAATGGCTCTTTTAGATACAGTAGTTCTGCAAGACATCCCTTATTTCTTTTAGTGTTCCCGCATGTTATAATTGCATTTATTGTATTCTTTGAATCGTATTTTACTTGCAGAGATTGTCCCAAAAATATGCTAAGTTATATGTGCAGAATCATTTTCTGGAAATATTTGCCCTAATCTTGTGTTCTGTATTCTGTTCATCATACAGTTGGCTTTCCGATGACCTTTTAGCATACATATCTACCGCTCTTCTTTCTTCAGACCCTTTTGATGTGAAATCTGTGATCTCTGTTAGACTTAATGCTGTGGAAGGGGCACCTGCAAGTTGGTTATAGATTCTATCCATTTAACTTCCTTGGGGTTACAAATTATCTATCATGCACATTATTGAGCACTCTAATCCATTCAATCCTTATTTATATAGCTGGGCCTTCGTAGACAAATAATTTTCTGTTGGCTTTAGCTGTAATTCGAAGTCTCGAAGATTCACCTGCTTTTATCCATCGTCTACACATTTCTTGGAA of the Musa acuminata AAA Group cultivar baxijiao chromosome BXJ2-10, Cavendish_Baxijiao_AAA, whole genome shotgun sequence genome contains:
- the LOC135625238 gene encoding lipid phosphate phosphatase gamma-like; this encodes MRISRASTIKRSNTFLPSFRPRPLPADPVPRSRPVATGKMEDAPAAALKAVTLTHVRYPQGDSLGHFLAWVSLILVFISFGGFISHFIFWRELQGLCFALGLIISQVINELIKSSIHQSRPSSMCAILEVCDSHGWPSSHSQFIFFFSTYFSLLCLINGVGVSSPSSRRIIALLPWPSAFLTLNSRVYLGYHTVPQVLAGSTLGLLLGAGWYWIVNTMLVDFFPAVEESAIGRFLYIKDSTHIPNVLKFEYDNARAARKKPAKD